A segment of the Gammaproteobacteria bacterium genome:
ATGGACCTAAGGAAAAGTACAGAATGGTTCTGCTATATATTGCGCTGTGACGACGGTACGCTCTACACCGGCGTCACCACCGACCCCGCACGCCGCGAACGCGAACACAACAACGGCACGGCGGCCAAGTATACCCGCACCCGGCGACCGGTGAAAATCGTTTATTGCGAGACACTGCGCAATCGCAGCGACGCCCTGCGCCGCGAGCATCAACTCCGACACTTACCGCGCAACACGAAATTGGAACTGACCGGAGCCGCCGATGGATAACACCTGCCCGCTGTGCGCTGCGCAATCCGAGGTCATACTTTGGCAAGACGCACGCTGCCGGGTGATACTCGTCAACGATCCCGATTACCCCGGCTACTGCCGCGCGATCTGGAATGCCCACGTAAAGGAAATGACCGACCTCCCCGAACCCGACCGCGCGCACTTCATGAGCGTCGTGCTTGCCGTCGAATCCGTGCTGCGGGAACTGCTCACCCCCGAAAAAATCAACCTCGCCTCACTCGGCAATCAAACTCCCCATCTCCACTGGCACGTCATACCGCGCCACCGCGACGACGCACATTTTCCCAACCCT
Coding sequences within it:
- a CDS encoding GIY-YIG nuclease family protein, translated to MDLRKSTEWFCYILRCDDGTLYTGVTTDPARREREHNNGTAAKYTRTRRPVKIVYCETLRNRSDALRREHQLRHLPRNTKLELTGAADG
- a CDS encoding HIT family protein, producing the protein MDNTCPLCAAQSEVILWQDARCRVILVNDPDYPGYCRAIWNAHVKEMTDLPEPDRAHFMSVVLAVESVLRELLTPEKINLASLGNQTPHLHWHVIPRHRDDAHFPNPIWSARLRKSTRNINIDASLLIRQLTEQLASSQDDSK